The nucleotide window CGACAGGGGCGGGTTTTCCGCCCCTTTTTCGTGCCGCGCCCGGCACCGCTGCCGCGTCCGGCAGCGTCGCCCCCCCGCACGACATTCGAACAGGACAGAACCTGCCGCAAGCCGGATGTCCGCCCCGGCTTCCGACGCGCCCGGCTGCCCTGGTAATCCGCTGCCCGCTAATCCCCGGACCGGCGATCGACAAGGCTGGCCTTGTCCGGGTCGGCGAAGGTGGCCCAGTCCTTGCCGGGCGCCGGGCGGGGCAGTTCATCACGGCTCCAGCCCAGATGCATATGGGCCTTGGCGATGAAATAGCCGGTGACGGGGGCGGTCAGGAACAGGAACAGGGTGATCAGCAGCTCGTGCCAGGTCAGCATGCCATGCCGGGCCGGGAACCAGATCAGCGAGGCGATCAGCACCGCCCCCACGCCCAGCGTCGCCGATTTCGTCGGCGCGTGCAGCCGGGTCATCGGGTCCGGCAGCTTGACCAGCCCATAGGAGCCGACAAGCCCGAAGAACCCGCCCACCACCAGCAGAACCGAGACGACGATTTCCGCGATCATGCCCGCTCTCCTATTCGATGATGTCGCCGCGCAGGACGAATTTCGCATAGGCCACGGTCGAGATGAAGCCGACCATGGCGAACAGCAGCGAGGCCTCGAAATACATCGTCGTGCCCTTGTCGATGCCGAACAGCGTCAGAAGCGCGATCATGTTGATCGCCATGGTGTCCAGCGCCAGCACCCGATCCGACAGGCCGGGCGCGAACACCACCCGATAAAGGCAGAACAACAGCGCCAGTCCGAAGCAGCCATAGGCGAACAGCAGCGCGTAAGCGATCATTCGAAGATCTCCTTCAGCCGGGCCTCGTAGCGGGTCTTGATCTCGTCCAGCACCGCCGCCGGGTCGGGGGCGTGCATGGCATGGACCAGCAGGGCGCGGCCGTCCTCGGACAGGTCGCAACTGACCGTGCCGGGGGTCAGGGTGATGGTCGCGGCCAGGGCGGTGATCGCCTCGGGGCGGCGCAGGTCCAGCGGCACGGCGATCCAGGCCGGCTGAAGCGCCCGGCGCGGCATGAACAGCACGATGCGCGCCACGGTGAAATTCGCCTTGGCGATGTCCCAGATCACGACGGCCAGATAGGCCGGGATGCGCTGCGGCTTGCTGTAGCCGGTCGCGCCCGGCCAATAGGGCGCGGTGACCAGCGGCACCACCACGCCGATGATCGCGGCGAAGACCAGCGAACCCACGGCCCAGCGGTTGACCAGCAGCATCCAGACCAGGACCAGCGTGACCGAAAGCCAGGGATGCGGGAACAGGCGGCGGATCATTTCGTGTCCTCCTGCCCTTCCAGCACCGCCGAGACATAGGCGTCGGGGTTGTGCAACTGCGCGGCGGTCGCCTCGGCAAAGCGCATCGCGGGGCCGGCAAAGGCGGTCAGCGCGACGATCCCCGACAGAAGCAGCGCCACCGAGGCCACCGCCAGCCAGTTCGCCGGCGCATCGCCAAGATCCTGGATCGGCTCGTCCGGTTCCAGCTTGGGGCTAAGCGGGGCCGAGGCCTCGGCCGCGGCCGGTTGGGCCGTTGCGGAAGCCGGCGCCGGGGCCGGGGCGAGGCCAAGCTCGAAACTTTTCCAGAAGACGATCGAACCGGCCCGCGACATGGCATAGATGGCGATCAGCGAGGTGATCAGGATGGTGGCCCAGATCCAGACCATCGCCGGCGCCGCCCCGGTGGCCTGCATCACCAAGAGCTTGCCGATGAAACCGGAAAACGGCGGCATGCCGACCACGGCGATGGCCGCGGTGAAATACAGCGCTGCCACCAGCCCGTTGCCCGGCATCACCCGCTCCAGCTGCAGCCACAGGTCGCCCCGGCGCGCGCCGATCATGTCCACGATCAGGAACAGCGCCCCCGCCGCCAGCGTCGAATGGATCATGTAATAGACCGCCGCCGAGGTGCCTTGCGGGGTGAACTGCGCCACCGCGATCATCAGCGTGCCGATCGAGCCGATGGCGGCGAAAGCGGCCAACCGGCCCAGATGGCGGGTGCCCAGAATGCCGATCTGGCCGATGGCCAGCGTGAACAGCGCTGCCGGCAGCAGCAGGTCGGCCGCCACGCCCTGGGTTACGGCGTCCTGCGGAAAGACCAGCGTGAAGAAGCGGATGATGCCATAGACCCCGACCTTGGTCATGATGGCGAACAGCGCCGCCACCGGTCCCGGCGCATTGGCATAGGTCGAGGGCAGCCAGAAATGCAGCGGCACCAGCGCCGCCTTGACGGCAAAGACCAGCATCAAGAGCACGGCGCCGACGCGCAGCAGCGCCGTGTCCTCGGCCGGCATCGCCGCGACGCGCAGCGCCATGTCGGCCATGTTCAGCGTGCCGGTGACGGAATAGAGCACCCCCAGCGCCGCCAGGAACAGGGTCGAGCCGGCCAGGTTATAGGCGATATACTGCACGCCCGCGCGCAGCCGCATCTCGCCGCCGCCATGGATCATCAACCCATAGCTGGCGATCAGCAGCACCTCGAAGAACACGAACAGGTTGAAGGCGTCGCCGGTCAGGAAGGCGCCGCAAATGCCCATCAGCTGGAACTGCCAGAGCGCATGGAAATGCCGGCCCTTGCGATCCCAGCCCGAGCCGATGGCGTAAAGCTGCACCGCCAGCGCCAGCCCGGCGGTCAGAAGCAGCATCAGCGCCGCCAGCCGGTCCAGCATCAGGACGATGCCGAAAGGCGCGGCCCAGTTGCCCAGCCGATAGACCTGCACGTCTCCGCCGGCAGCCAGGACATTCAGGTAAAGCGCCACCGCGACCAGAAGCGCGGTCCCGGTGACCGAGAACACCCGCTGCAGCAGCAGGTCGTTGCGCATCCACAGGATGATCAGCGGCCCGATGACGGCGGGCAGGACGACGGGGGCGATGATCAGATGGCTCATGCGTCGCCATCCCCCGAGGCGCGATCGGCAGGCGCGGCATCGGCCGGCAGGCGGTCGGCGCGCGGCATGTCCACGCGGTCGTCGCCACCTTCGATGAATGCCCCCAGCGCCATCATCACCACCACCGCGGTCATGCCGAAGCTGATGACGATGGCGGTCAGCACCAGCGCCTGCGGCAGCGGGTCGGTATGGAACTCGACCCCTTTCTGCAGGATCGGCGGCGCGTTCACCACCAGCCGCCCGGTCGAGAACAGGAACAGGTTGATGGCATAGCTGAGCATGGTCATGCCCAGCACCACCGCGAACGTCCGCAGCCGCAGGATCAGATAGACCCCGGCAGCGGTCAGCATCCCGATCGCGCTTGACAGCAGCAGTTCCATCAGCGCCGCGCCTCCTTGCTGGGGTCGATATCCATGGGCTCCAGGTTCACCGTGGCCCCCGCCTGCCGGGCGATCCGCGACAGCGAGTTCAGCGCCAGCATCACCGCGCCCACCACGCACAGGAACACGCCCAGGTCAAAGCCCATGGCCGAGGCCAGCTCGAATTCCTCGAGCCCCGGCAGCTTCACATAGCCATAGGTCGAGGTCAGGAACGGCAGCCCGGCGAACCAGGCGCCGATCCCGGTCAGCCCGGCGGCGATGACACCGGCGCCGATCAGCGCGTGATAGTTGATCTTTTGCCGCTCCTGCGCCCAGGCAAAGCCCGAGGCCATGTATTGCGACACCAGCGCGATGGCGACCACCAGACCGGCGACGAAGCCGCCGCCCGGCATGTTGTGGCCGCGCAGGAAGATATAAAGCCCGACCACCAGCGCGATCGGCAGCACCAGCCGCGTCGCCACCACCAGCATCAGCGGATGCCGGTCGCCGGCGCGGCGGCTGTCATGCACCCAGTTGCGCAGCCGCCGGCCGCTGGCGCCGGCCAGCAGCGTCTCGGTCAGGGCAAAGATGGTCAGGGCGGCGATGCCCAGCACGGTGATCTCGCCGAAGGTGTCGTAGCCGCGGAAGTCCACCAGGATCACGTTGACGACATTGGCGCCGCCGCCCAGCTTGTAGCTGTTCGCCAGCATGTATTCCGAGATCGGCGAAAAGGCGAAATCGCTGCGCATGATCACATAGGCCAGCGCCCCGAAGCCCAGCCCGGTCACGGTGGCGATGAAGGCGTCCAGACCGCGCTTGCGGTCGCGGCTGTCGATCACGGTGAATTTGGGCAGGAAGTTCAGCGCCGCCAGCAACAGGACCACCGTGACCACCTCGACCGAGATCTGCGTCAGCGCCAGGTCGGGGGCAGAGAAATAGATGAAGCTGACCGAGACCATCAGCCCGATGATGCCGACCAGCACCAGCGCCAGGATGCGGTGGCGGTGAAAGGCCACCATGCAGCACGTCGCCACGATCAGGGCCACCCAGCCGATCAGCGGCACCGGCTCGACGGGCAGCATCGGCCGGGTCGCGCCCTGCCAGCCTCCGGTCGAGAAGGCCCAGAAGCCGCAAAGCACCACCGTCAGCGAAAAGGCGGCCAGGGCGCGCGACATCGAGCCATTGGTCAGCCGGTCGGTAAAGATGCCCGCCGCGCCGGCCGCGCAGCGGGTGATGGCGTCGAAGATCGCCTTGGCGTCCGGCCAGACCATCGCCGCCCGCGCCGCCAGCAGCCGGCGGTTCAGCGCCAGCAGCAGCCCCCCGCCAACCAGCGCGGTGATCGACAGCATCAGCGCCGGCGTCACGCCATGCCACAGCGCCAGATGCGGATGCTGGGCCGCGCCGGTGACGGCACTGGCCGAGGCCTCGACCAGCCAGCCGGCCATGCCGGCCGGGAACAGCCCGATCAGCACCACCAGCACCGCCAGCAGCGCCGGGGCCGACCACAGGCCGAAACCCGGATCATGCGGGCGATGCGGGTAATCCCGACGCTCGGGACCGAAGAACACCTGCCAGACGAAGCGCAGCGAATAGCAGACCGAGAACAGCGCCCCCAGCGTCGCCATCGCCGCCACCAGGCCGGGATGACCCTGCCAGGCGGCATGGGTCGCCTCCTCCAGCATCAGTTCCTTCGACAGGAAGCCGTTCAGCGGCGGGATGCCGGCCATGGACAGCGCCGCCACGGTGCCGATGACGAAAGTCACCGGCATCAGCCGGCGCAGCCCGCCCAGCCGGGCGATCGAGCGGGTGCCGGCCTCGTGGTCGATGATGCCGGCGGTCATGAACAGCGCCGCCTTGAAGGTGGCGTGGTTGATGATGTGAAACACCGCCGCCACCGCCGCCGCCTCGGTGCCGAAGCCCAGCAGCATGGTGATCAGCCCCAGATGCGAGACGGTGGAAAAGGCCAGCAGCGATTTCAGGTCGTCGCGGAAGATGGCGATCCAGGCCGCCAGCACCATGGTCACAAGGCCGGTGGTGGCGACGATGTAGAACCATTCCGGCGTGCCCGACAGCACCGGCCACAGCCGCGCCATCAGGAACAGCCCGGCCTTCACCATGGTCGCGGAATGCAGATAGGCCGAGACCGGGGTCGGCGCCGCCATGGCGTGCGGCAGCCAGAAATGGAACGGGAACTGCGCCGATTTGGTGAAGGCGCCCAGCAGGATCAGCAGCAGCGCCGGCAGATAATAGGGGCTGGCCTGGATCGCCTCGCGCGCCTGCAGGATATCCGAGATATCGAAACTGCCGGCGATATTGCCCAGGATCAGCATCCCCGCGATCATCGCAAGCCCGCCCATGCCGGTCACGGTCAGCGCCATGCGGGCGCCCTGCCGCCCTTCGGGCAGGTGCTTCCAGTAACCGATCAGCAGGAAGGAGGAGAGCGAGGTCAGTTCCCAGAACACCAGCAGAAGCAGGATGTTGTCCGACAGCACGATGCCCAGCATCGCGCCCTGGAACAGCATCAGATAGGTGTAGAACACACCCACCGGATCCTCGCGCGACAGGTAATAGCGCGCATAGGCGATGATCAGCAGGCCGATGCCCAGGATCAGGATGCCGAACAGAAGCCCCAGCCCGTCGATTCGGAAATGCGCGTTAAGCCCCAGCGAGGGCAGCCAGGCAAAGCGCGCCGTGATCACCTCGCCCGCCATGATCGCCGGGATATGCAGACAAAGCCCCAGCAGCGCGATGAAACTTGCCGTCGCGCAAGAGACCGCAGCGACATCGCGCCCCGAGCGGATCAGCAATCCGGGCAGAAGCGCCCCGATGAACGGAAGCACGGCGATCAGCGCTGGCGACATTGTCCCTCGTTCCTTTTCGTGCCCCTCTGTTCGCGGCGGAGGCCTGCGATGTCAAGCAGATGACAAAGCAACTAGGCGATGTTCGCCTTTCGTGCTAACGCTGGGCAAAAAGGGAACAGGCATGAAGATCATCGGCATAGACCCCGGCCTGCGGAACATGGGCTGGGGCGTGATCGCGGTCGAAGGGCCGCGCCTGCGGCATCTCGGCAACGGCATCGTCCATTCCGAAGCGGGCGAGCTGGGGCCGCGTCTCGCCACGCTGTATCGCGGGCTTTGCGCGGTGATCACCCGGCACGCCCCCGATGCGGCCGCGGTCGAACAGACCTTCGTGAACAAGGACGCCTTGGGCACGCTGAAACTGGGCCAGGCGCGCGGCATCGCCCTGCTGGCCCCGGCCGAGGCCGGGCTGGAGATCGGCGAATATGCCCCGAACGCGGTCAAGAAGGCCGTGGTCGGCGTCGGCCATGCCGCCAAGGAACAGATCCAGCACATGGTCCGCTTCATGCTGCCGGGGGTCGAGTTCGCCGGGCCGGACGCGGCGGACGCGCTGGCCGTGGCAATTTGTCACGCCCATCACCTGCAGGGCCGCGCCCTGCGCATCAAGGCAAGCGCATGAGGGTCGGGCCATGATCGGACGCATCGCCGGGGTGATCCTGCATCGGGCGCAGGACCATGTGCTGATCGACGTGCGCGGCGTGGGCTATATCGTCCATGTCAGCGAACGCACCGCCGCCAGCCTGCCCCCCGCCGGGCAGGCGACGGCGCTTTATACCGAACTTCTGGTGCGCGAGGATCTGTTGCAGCTTTTCGGCTTCCCGACGCTTCTGGAAAAGGAATGGCACCGGCTGCTGATTTCGGTGCAGGGGGTGGGGGCCAAGGTGGCGCTGGCGGTGCTGGGCACGCTGGGGCCGGACGGGCTGTCGCGGGCGCTGGCGCTTGGCGACTGGTCGGCGCTGCGCAAGGCGCCCGGCGTCGGCCCGAAACTGGCGCAGCGCGTGGTGATGGAGTTGAAGGACAAAGCCCCGGCGGTGATGGCGCTGGGCGGCGCGCTGACCGTCGATCCCGGCCCGCTGGCCGAGATCGAGCCGGTCGAGACCACCGCTGCCGCTCCGGCGGCGGCCCGGACGGCGCCGGCCTCATCGGCGCAGGCGACGGCGGATGCGCTCTCGGCGCTGGGAAATCTGGGCTATGCTCCGTCCGAGGCCGCTTCGGCGGTGGCCGAGGCGGCCGCCCGGGAACCCGAGGCACCGACCGCGGCGTTGATCCGCGCGGCCCTGCGGCTGCTGGCGCCCAAGGAGTAAGACGATGACCGGAAACCTGCGCACCTTCGTGCTGATGGCCGCCATGACGGCGCTGGTCATGGGCATGGGCTGGCTGATCGGCGGCCAGGGCGGCGCGGTGATCGCGCTGCTGGTCGCCGGCGCCGGCAACATGTTCGCCTGGTGGAACAGCGACAGGATGGTGCTGCGCCAGCAGGGCGCGCATCCGGTCACCCGCCAGCAGGCGCCCGAACTGGTCGACATGGTGGCGGCGCTGGCGCAGCGGGCCGGCCTGCCGATGCCCAAGATCTATGTGCTGGACACCGAACAGCCCAATGCCTTCGCCACCGGCCGCAACCCGGAAAACGCCGCGGTGGCGGTGACGCAGGGCATCCTGCGGGTGCTGAGCCGCGACGAGCTGGCCGGGGTGATCGCGCATGAGCTGGCCCATATCAAGCATCGCGACACGCTGACCATGACCGTGACCGCCACCATGGCCGGCGCCATCGCCATGCTGGGCAACATGCTGATGTTTTCCAGCATGTTCGGCGGCCGCGACGACAATCGCGGCGGCGGGCTGGCGGCGATCCTGGCCATGATCTTCGCGCCCATGGCCGCGGGGCTGGTGCAGATGGCGATCTCGCGCACCCGCGAATACGAGGCCGACCGCAGCGGCGCCCAGATCTGCGGCCAGCCGATGGCGCTGGCCGGGGCGCTGGCCAAGATCTCGCGCGCGGCGGGCCAGGTGGTGAACGTCCCGGCCGAGCGGAACCCGGCCTCGGCGGCGCTGTTCATCGTCAACCCGCTGCACGCGCTGCGCATGGACCGGCTGTTCACCACCCATCCCCCGGTCGAGGATCGCATCGCCCGGCTGCAGGCCATGGCCGGCGGTCTCGCGCCCTCGCGCGTTCCGACCTCGGGCGGGCCCGCCGGCCCCTGGGGCGCGCAATGAGCCAGCCCGACCCGATGCTGCGCCCCGAACCGCTGGAAAACGACGGCGAGGATCGGGCGCTGCGCCCGCAGATGCTGGCGGATTTCGTCGGCCAGGCCGAGGCGCGGGCGAACCTGCGCGTCTTCATCGAAAGCGCCCGCATGCGCGGCCAGGCCATGGACCACACGCTGTTCCACGGCCCCCCCGGTCTGGGCAAGACCACGCTGGCGCAGATCATGGCGCGCGAGCTGGGGGTGAACTTCAAGATGACCTCCGGGCCGGTGCTGGCGCGGGCCGGCGACCTTGCGGCGATCCTGACCAATCTGGAAGCCCGCGACGTGCTGTTCATCGACGAGATCCACCGCATGAACCCGGCGGTCGAGGAGATCCTCTATCCCGCCATGGAGGATTTCGAGCTGGATCTGGTGATCGGCGAAGGCCCCGCCGCGCGCACGGTGCGCATCGAACTGCAGCCCTTCACCCTGGTCGGCGCCACCACCCGTCTCGGCCTGCTGACCACGCCGCTGCGCGACCGTTTCGGCATCCCGACCCGGCTGCAATTCTACACCATCGAGGAGCTCGACCTGATCGTGACCCGCGGCGCCCGCTTGCTGGGCATCCCCTCGGAACCCGCGGGCACGCGCGAGATCGCCCGCCGGGCCCGCGGCACGCCGCGCATCGCCGGCCGCCTGCTGCGCCGGGTCATCGATTTCGCGCTGGTCGAGGGCGACGGCCGCCTGACCCGCGCCATCGCCGATTCGGCGCTGACTCGGCTCGGCGTCGATCACCTGGGCCTCGACGGTGCCGACCGCCGCTATCTGACGCTGATGGCCGAGCATTACGGCGGCGGCCCGGTCGGGGTGGAAACCCTCTCGGCCGCGCTGTCGGAAAGCCGCGACGCCATCGAGGAGGTGATCGAACCCTATCTGATGCAGCAGGGCCTGGTCGCCCGCACGCCGCGCGGCCGGACGCTGGCGCGGCTGGGCTGGCGGCACCTTGGCCTTGACGCGCCGCGCCCGCAGGAGAGCCTGTTCGATGAATGACCCCACCAACCGCATCCGCGACAGCTTCGACCGGCAGACCATGATGCAGACGCTGGGCGCCACCCTGCTGGCCGTGGCGCCGGGCAAGGTCAGCATCGCCGCACCGATCTTGCCGTCGGCACTGCAACAGCACGGCGCGGGCCATGCCGGACTGGCCTTCAGCATCGGCGATTCGGCGGCCGGCTATGCCGCGCTGTCGCTGATGCCCGAAGGCGCCGAGGTGATGACGGTCGAGATGAAGATCAACCTGATGTCGCCGGCGGTCGGGGACCGCCTGCTGGCCGAGGGGCGGGTGATCCGCCCCGGCCGCCGCATCATGGTCGTCGCCGCCGATATCTGGGCCGAAACCGGCGAGAGCCGCAAGCATGTCGCCATGCTGCAGGGCACGATGATCCCGGTCTGATGCCGCGACCTTGCGTGAGGTGACCGGGCCCCCGCGCCGGGGGCTTTGCGCCCCCGGACCCCCGCAGGGGATTGGGGGCAGCGAAGAAGCAGGCGGGCGGATGGCCGGTCACAAGCCCGGAAGGCGCGGCGGTTAGGTCTGTTCGCCGCCGGAAAGGACGCGGTCTTCCTGCGCGATGAAGTGATCCATCATCACCCGCCACAGCCGCTCGGCCAGGTCCGGGTCCAGCCCCTGTTCGGCGGCAAGGCGGCGGGCATTGGCGGCGACCTCCTCGACGCGGCTGTCGATGCGGGCGGGCAGGTTCTCGCGGGTCTTGATCCGCGCCGCCTCGTCGATCAGCGCCGAGCGTTCGGCCAGCAACGCCACCAGCCGCGTATCCAGCGCGTCGATGCGCGCCCGCAGCTCGGGCATGGCGGAGTTCGGGGGCAGTTCGGATTCGGATCGGCTCATGCCCGACCCATGCCCTGCCCGGCACGCCGGCGCAAGCCCCGGCTGTGGCGAATTTGTCGCAACCAATCGGCGGATTTCCGCCGAAACCGGAACGATCTGGCGAGAAGCGGGGTTTTGCCCTGAACTGGAACCAGGGCGCGTCTCGCGCCCGTTGCGAAAGGTCATCGGATGAAAGCAGCCAGTTTCGTCATCAATGTGGGTTTCGGTCTGGGATTGGCGCTTGGCGCCGTCGCACTTCTGCTGCTCTGATTTTCGGCGCGCCGCTCGGACCGGCCCTTGGCGCCAATGCAAAACCCCCGGCCGATGGCCGGGGGTTTTCCTGTCAGGATCGCCGGTTCAGCCCTGCGGCTGCGGCGCGGCGTCCGGCGCCGGCTTGGCCGCACCCGCGCGCGGGATGGCGCTGACCGAGGGGATCGAGGAGCCCGGCGGATTCTCGTCGCCACCCAGCGCCTCGCCCCGGATCACCCGGCCGATATCCTCGCCGGTCAGGGTTTCGTATTCCAGAAGCCCCTTGGCCAGCCGCTCGAATTCCTCTTCCTTCTCGGTCAGGATGCGATAGGCGTCCTGATAGCCCTGTTCGATCAGGTCATGGACCTCCTGCTCGATCAGTTCCTTGGTCGCCGCCGAGACCGAAAAGCCGCCGGTATTGCCGGAATAACCCTCATGCGCCTCGGCATAGTCGATGTTGCCGACCTTGTCGGACATGCCCCAACGCATCACCATGGCGCGCGCAAGCTGGCTGGCCTGCTGGATGTCGCCGGCCGGACCGTTCGAGACACCTTCCTCGCCGTATTTGATGATCTCGGCCGCCTTGCCGGCCATGGTCATCGTCAGCTTCTGCTTGGCCTCGTCCTTGTGATAGTTCAGCCGGTCCATTTCCGGCAGCGACACCACCATGCCAAGCGCACCGCCGCGCGGGATGATCGTCGCCTTGTAGACCGGATCGCATTTCGGCAGGCTCAGGCCGACGATGGCGTGGCCGGCCTCGTGATAGGCGGTCTTTTCCTTCTGCTCGGGGGTCAGGACCATGCTGCGGCGCTCGACGCCCAGCATGACCTTGTCCTTGGCGTTCTCGAAATCCTCCATGGTGACGAAGCGGCGGCCGA belongs to Paracoccus sp. TOH and includes:
- a CDS encoding chorismate mutase, whose translation is MSRSESELPPNSAMPELRARIDALDTRLVALLAERSALIDEAARIKTRENLPARIDSRVEEVAANARRLAAEQGLDPDLAERLWRVMMDHFIAQEDRVLSGGEQT
- a CDS encoding PaaI family thioesterase, translated to MNDPTNRIRDSFDRQTMMQTLGATLLAVAPGKVSIAAPILPSALQQHGAGHAGLAFSIGDSAAGYAALSLMPEGAEVMTVEMKINLMSPAVGDRLLAEGRVIRPGRRIMVVAADIWAETGESRKHVAMLQGTMIPV
- the ruvA gene encoding Holliday junction branch migration protein RuvA, encoding MIGRIAGVILHRAQDHVLIDVRGVGYIVHVSERTAASLPPAGQATALYTELLVREDLLQLFGFPTLLEKEWHRLLISVQGVGAKVALAVLGTLGPDGLSRALALGDWSALRKAPGVGPKLAQRVVMELKDKAPAVMALGGALTVDPGPLAEIEPVETTAAAPAAARTAPASSAQATADALSALGNLGYAPSEAASAVAEAAAREPEAPTAALIRAALRLLAPKE
- a CDS encoding Na+/H+ antiporter subunit G, which gives rise to MIAEIVVSVLLVVGGFFGLVGSYGLVKLPDPMTRLHAPTKSATLGVGAVLIASLIWFPARHGMLTWHELLITLFLFLTAPVTGYFIAKAHMHLGWSRDELPRPAPGKDWATFADPDKASLVDRRSGD
- a CDS encoding K+/H+ antiporter subunit F, translating into MIAYALLFAYGCFGLALLFCLYRVVFAPGLSDRVLALDTMAINMIALLTLFGIDKGTTMYFEASLLFAMVGFISTVAYAKFVLRGDIIE
- a CDS encoding monovalent cation/H+ antiporter subunit D; this translates as MSHLIIAPVVLPAVIGPLIILWMRNDLLLQRVFSVTGTALLVAVALYLNVLAAGGDVQVYRLGNWAAPFGIVLMLDRLAALMLLLTAGLALAVQLYAIGSGWDRKGRHFHALWQFQLMGICGAFLTGDAFNLFVFFEVLLIASYGLMIHGGGEMRLRAGVQYIAYNLAGSTLFLAALGVLYSVTGTLNMADMALRVAAMPAEDTALLRVGAVLLMLVFAVKAALVPLHFWLPSTYANAPGPVAALFAIMTKVGVYGIIRFFTLVFPQDAVTQGVAADLLLPAALFTLAIGQIGILGTRHLGRLAAFAAIGSIGTLMIAVAQFTPQGTSAAVYYMIHSTLAAGALFLIVDMIGARRGDLWLQLERVMPGNGLVAALYFTAAIAVVGMPPFSGFIGKLLVMQATGAAPAMVWIWATILITSLIAIYAMSRAGSIVFWKSFELGLAPAPAPASATAQPAAAEASAPLSPKLEPDEPIQDLGDAPANWLAVASVALLLSGIVALTAFAGPAMRFAEATAAQLHNPDAYVSAVLEGQEDTK
- the ruvB gene encoding Holliday junction branch migration DNA helicase RuvB, translating into MSQPDPMLRPEPLENDGEDRALRPQMLADFVGQAEARANLRVFIESARMRGQAMDHTLFHGPPGLGKTTLAQIMARELGVNFKMTSGPVLARAGDLAAILTNLEARDVLFIDEIHRMNPAVEEILYPAMEDFELDLVIGEGPAARTVRIELQPFTLVGATTRLGLLTTPLRDRFGIPTRLQFYTIEELDLIVTRGARLLGIPSEPAGTREIARRARGTPRIAGRLLRRVIDFALVEGDGRLTRAIADSALTRLGVDHLGLDGADRRYLTLMAEHYGGGPVGVETLSAALSESRDAIEEVIEPYLMQQGLVARTPRGRTLARLGWRHLGLDAPRPQESLFDE
- the htpX gene encoding zinc metalloprotease HtpX → MTGNLRTFVLMAAMTALVMGMGWLIGGQGGAVIALLVAGAGNMFAWWNSDRMVLRQQGAHPVTRQQAPELVDMVAALAQRAGLPMPKIYVLDTEQPNAFATGRNPENAAVAVTQGILRVLSRDELAGVIAHELAHIKHRDTLTMTVTATMAGAIAMLGNMLMFSSMFGGRDDNRGGGLAAILAMIFAPMAAGLVQMAISRTREYEADRSGAQICGQPMALAGALAKISRAAGQVVNVPAERNPASAALFIVNPLHALRMDRLFTTHPPVEDRIARLQAMAGGLAPSRVPTSGGPAGPWGAQ
- a CDS encoding monovalent cation/H+ antiporter subunit A yields the protein MSPALIAVLPFIGALLPGLLIRSGRDVAAVSCATASFIALLGLCLHIPAIMAGEVITARFAWLPSLGLNAHFRIDGLGLLFGILILGIGLLIIAYARYYLSREDPVGVFYTYLMLFQGAMLGIVLSDNILLLLVFWELTSLSSFLLIGYWKHLPEGRQGARMALTVTGMGGLAMIAGMLILGNIAGSFDISDILQAREAIQASPYYLPALLLILLGAFTKSAQFPFHFWLPHAMAAPTPVSAYLHSATMVKAGLFLMARLWPVLSGTPEWFYIVATTGLVTMVLAAWIAIFRDDLKSLLAFSTVSHLGLITMLLGFGTEAAAVAAVFHIINHATFKAALFMTAGIIDHEAGTRSIARLGGLRRLMPVTFVIGTVAALSMAGIPPLNGFLSKELMLEEATHAAWQGHPGLVAAMATLGALFSVCYSLRFVWQVFFGPERRDYPHRPHDPGFGLWSAPALLAVLVVLIGLFPAGMAGWLVEASASAVTGAAQHPHLALWHGVTPALMLSITALVGGGLLLALNRRLLAARAAMVWPDAKAIFDAITRCAAGAAGIFTDRLTNGSMSRALAAFSLTVVLCGFWAFSTGGWQGATRPMLPVEPVPLIGWVALIVATCCMVAFHRHRILALVLVGIIGLMVSVSFIYFSAPDLALTQISVEVVTVVLLLAALNFLPKFTVIDSRDRKRGLDAFIATVTGLGFGALAYVIMRSDFAFSPISEYMLANSYKLGGGANVVNVILVDFRGYDTFGEITVLGIAALTIFALTETLLAGASGRRLRNWVHDSRRAGDRHPLMLVVATRLVLPIALVVGLYIFLRGHNMPGGGFVAGLVVAIALVSQYMASGFAWAQERQKINYHALIGAGVIAAGLTGIGAWFAGLPFLTSTYGYVKLPGLEEFELASAMGFDLGVFLCVVGAVMLALNSLSRIARQAGATVNLEPMDIDPSKEARR
- the ruvC gene encoding crossover junction endodeoxyribonuclease RuvC, which translates into the protein MKIIGIDPGLRNMGWGVIAVEGPRLRHLGNGIVHSEAGELGPRLATLYRGLCAVITRHAPDAAAVEQTFVNKDALGTLKLGQARGIALLAPAEAGLEIGEYAPNAVKKAVVGVGHAAKEQIQHMVRFMLPGVEFAGPDAADALAVAICHAHHLQGRALRIKASA
- a CDS encoding Na+/H+ antiporter subunit E; translated protein: MIRRLFPHPWLSVTLVLVWMLLVNRWAVGSLVFAAIIGVVVPLVTAPYWPGATGYSKPQRIPAYLAVVIWDIAKANFTVARIVLFMPRRALQPAWIAVPLDLRRPEAITALAATITLTPGTVSCDLSEDGRALLVHAMHAPDPAAVLDEIKTRYEARLKEIFE
- a CDS encoding Na+/H+ antiporter subunit C; translation: MELLLSSAIGMLTAAGVYLILRLRTFAVVLGMTMLSYAINLFLFSTGRLVVNAPPILQKGVEFHTDPLPQALVLTAIVISFGMTAVVVMMALGAFIEGGDDRVDMPRADRLPADAAPADRASGDGDA